The nucleotide sequence TGGCTTCTCATTGTGCGGGAACTCAAACAACTCGATTCCAATCTTGTCACCTGTTGCTAAGTGAGCAATTCGGAATGTTTCCCAGTCGTTCCCGAATACATCACGGCACATTTGTCCGATCGGCGTATCATCATTTTCTACATCAGAAGGCTCCATGATGACGTACCATCCAAAGACCTCTTTGTAAAATTTGATGGCGTCCTCTAAGTTTGGCACAGACAGCCCGATATGAGAGAATGTTCTAGGATAGATTGGCATATTTGTATTCCTCCTTGTTTTTGTTGATTACAGGAATCATTATACCCAGACACACCTCTCGTATGTAAGAACGCACTTTTAAGTGACATACTATCCTGGAGGTAAGTTAGGACGGATTAAATTTGAATACACCTTTAAATAAAGATGGCAAATTAAAATGTTCCATTGAATATACCCTGCAGAAGATCGGCGGTAAATGGAAGACCGTAATTCTTTGGCATTTAGGTGAAGACGGTACGCTGCGCTATAACGAATTGCGGAGTTTGTTGCCTGGTGTCACACATAAAGTGCTCACAGAGCAGCTGAAAGAACTTGAAGAAGATGGTTTTATCTCTCGAAAAGCTTATAACACCGTGCCACCAAAAGTGGAATACTCGATGACTGAGTTAGGTGCAACGTTAATGCCGATTTTGAAACAGATGCATGTATGGGGAAAGGAGCATTGGGATTTGGTGTGAGTTGATCAGCGGCGAGTTTGTCGAAAATCGGATAAAATTTTTATGTGCGTAATTATAGGTGTTATCTACGGAATTATTAAACTTTACCTCGTATAAAAATGGAATTACCTCGTAAATAATTTCAATCGTATTTCCAGTGTGGACATATCTTTAAACTGTGCTTCGAGCGTGTACATAAAAGAGGCTTATACTCATAATTTGAGTCAGCCTCTTGTTTTTACATCTCTGACAAACTGTTTCTTATAGCTTCTGCCAAAGAACCATACTTCTCATCGGCAGAAACGCCTAAATAAAGACTCTTCAAGAAAGATTTGCAGTTAGCCATCACATACCAATACACTTCAGGTGCTAACTCTTCTTTTTGTGCTTTTAGATTGGCTGGAATCTCTGCAATGAATGCCTCTAATTCTTCTCCCCCGACTCCTTTGTTCAACATCGCTAGAACCGGCATTACCACGCGATCATCTTCTCCATGCACAAACACCGTTTGCGCATTGCAATACTTTTTCAGAAGGGGTTCTATGATTTTAAAATAATCCTTCTGAGACACCTTGTCACTTTTCAGCAGCTCACCACACGTGTCAGCAACATGCGCTACACTATGAGCCCAGCCTTTTACAGGAACGTATCCACGTAAATCTTCTTCCAAGTGAATATATTGAATAACCGCATCTTTTGCTTTCGTTACAGTTTCTTGAGGCAGAAAATCTGCTTCATTGTCTTTGTAGATGATGACATCAATTAATAGGGTCGTAAACGCTCTTGTGAAGACTGAATCCGTTCCATTCTCGCCGATCCCTTTATGTAATAGATTACTTAAGCTATAATCCATAAGTTCTTTTAATACCTCATGATCCAGTTGATTTTCTATGATTGACTCGCAAAAAGATCGGTACACCAGCTCTCTTAAATCACTGGTTGGGGAACCAATGTGAGTGATCATCGCATCCACAATCGCCTTTTTATTTTCTTCGCCCCACTTTTTTTGTCCACTTTTGATGTCATTTAAAATTTTCAATAACTCAGTTTCTGTATATTGTACTTGACTCGATAATAATGTGGTCATGATTTCGCCTCCTGATTGTAAATTTCTGTATCTCTATTATACAATACAAATTGACTTTTGGTATTTTTTGTATAACCCTTAACAATTCTGTGTACTGGGGCTACTTGTTATTGTATTTTTGGATAGAATGATACAATAAAAGAAATTCATTGAAAGAGTGAAAGCCTTGAAAAAATATATGATTTTCGTTGTGTCCATACTGTTTTTAGCAGGCTGCGGGTTCAACAAACAAGAAACAACAAAAAACATTTTCCTGATTCCTGAGGGCTTTGAAGGATCCATCTTTACGTTTTACAATATGCCCGACGAGCCTGCGTTAAAAAAGGAAGATGGCTATACAGTGATTCCCGTAAAGGAAAAGACGTTGAAAGAGTTAGAAAATACGGAGATTAGTCAGTACGGTGTTTATTTCACGTCCACAAAAGATATGATCTACGGTGTTGTGAATGATAAGTATTATTACGTGGATGAGAACGGCAAACGTAAAGAGATCAATGACCAATGTATCAGTCTTGGCTCGAACGGTGCCTTTAATGGTAAAAACGGTGAAGATATTAAGTACTCCGTCATTCAGGTGACGTCTTCGAGCTGTGGTCCTTCTTTTAAAGAAAACGGAAGAAATGACTTCAATGCTCAGGTCAATCATGTTGGCAAATATTATTATCAGCAACTGGGAATGAAAAAATAAAACGCTGCAGAGGGGTCAGACCCTTGCAGCGTTTTTCTATTCGATAAAATACATCTTTCCGTCTACTTCTAAAGATATCGCTGATTGTTTCATGTCTTCTTTCAAAGATTTTGCGTACGCGACCACAGCATTGATGCTTTTCTTATCTAGATTCTCAGCAAAGCTATAAACGATCGTAACTTTTTCTTTTACAAGCTGATCGTCCTCCGACACCCATGCTCCTGTTCCTTCGACCGCCGTTGCCCCACCAAACATTTTAGAGAACGTCTCCAGTGACTGATTCACGTAAGGCGTGTTATCGATCGGTTGATCTACATCGTATGTCGATGGCACATAGATTTTAATAACCTCATCAAGATGGTATTGTCCCTTTAGTGCGTTCGTTTCTTTCGCTTGAATCGTTTCTGGATGACTAGAATCGTGTAAAGAAAACGCCAGAAAACCAATCAATACTAACGATAAAACCCCATACAAAATTTTGCTCCCTTTCAACCTGTCCACTCCTTTTTATACTTTAAATCGATAATAAGATAAAGTGTAAAGAAATTGGTAAGGTTGTGAAATAGGTTGATTGGTTCAAATGATCATAAGTGAATCCGGGACTTTTTTCATAGTTTATTGCGTTCTTCATTTATTTCCAAATCGCTAGATACTTCTTTTTGTATTTAGCGTCTGTTACCGTTTCGATTAAATTCAAAGCTGTTTGTTTTATATCATCTTCTTGTATTCCGTTAAACAAGTTTCGTAAGGCTTGAAGGATATCGTTTCGAATCAACGTGAAGTTCTTTTCTTCTTCACAAGCATGAAAGCGATCGACCAGATGATTAACTGCCATCTCTTTTTGTTCACTGCCAGCAAGGGCGATTCTCCATATTGATTGCAAGCTATGGCGAGCGGTCACAAACTTTTTATCATAGGTTACATTCCAAATGGCAGGAAAATCGTTCAGTATTTTTTTCTCAGGATCGCTAATTGCTAAATGCGCGAGAAATTGTGCCGCCCTTGATCTGCGGTGATTGTCAGGATCATCAAGATCATCTTTCAACTGATCCCAGACTTCGTAAGCCCAATCGACCGGTTTTTCAGTAGCCGCAATGATTTGGTTGTACGCTTCGTATTGAACGTTTCTGTCGGGTGAGTTTAGATTTTCGAAATGGGATTGCATCGGTTTGTCCATGTGTCACCTTTTATTTCATGAGATTTATCGAAGGATATAAGGTACTGAAGTTGCGTTTTTTATTAATCCTTTCACATCACTTCGTAAATGAACATATTGTTCTGCTGTTTCAGCATCCATCCAAGTGATTTCTTCAATTTCCTCTGGAAAAGAGATTCCAATTTCTCCACCAATGATATTACCTTTAAATACAAAGAAAATAGCGTGATGTCCTCTATCTTCAAAAAAAGCTTCATTCACAGAAAAGATACCTTGAAGTTCTACTTCTAAACCTGTTTCTTCTCTTACCTCACGTTTAGCGCCTTCCTCAAGGGTTTCTCCAGGTTCGACTGCACCTCCAGGAAGTGTGTAGTATGAAGCACCTTTTCCTTTATTCTTTACCAGTAAGACCTTTTCACCTGTCTCATCAAAGAGAAGTACATATGTAACATCTACTCTTTTCATATAAATGGTTTCTCCTTCTTTTTTATCATTCGATCCTTGCTTTTCGATTATTTCATAACACTCCTGGCAAGAATAGTGGTAAAAAGGAGAGTTGATAAGCATGGATCAAAATAAAGAATATGCTGCGGCCAATCTATCAGAAGATCTGGTTAGTGAGCTGCAATATTTTGAAGAGAAATTACGTGGTCAGTCGAACAAAAATCTTATCGTTATTGCCTATGAAAAAGATTCTGAGCGTCAGTGAACTAAAGAATATAATAAAAAGAGAAATAGCATCATAGTCTAACGGGTTCTCTTTGGAGTACAAAAAGTTATAATCGCATATAAATTAGCAAACGAAAAAGCACTGCAGTTCAATCGCAGTGCTTTTAGCATTTTTATTGATTGCAATTGGACAGAGCTTCATTCTGTAATCGTACCCTTTTATATCAATAACATTTTTTAAATAAATCTTTTTAAATATTCGCCAAATATTTTGTTCATAACTTTGGGTGTGTTTTCTAAATAAACATTAATTTGTTCAATGTTTGATTCGAATTTATCAGAGTTTCTTTCATCTGTTGGAAAATCAGATATTCCTTTAATAATAATACACTCAACTTCATTCTTCTTACAGATATAAGCAATTGCACCCGCTTCTGTATCGGCTATTGTTATTTCGTTTTCTTTTAGTTCTAAATAGTCCTTCCACATAACTACTGCTTTATCAGATGTGCCGATTGTTCCGGTATAAAATCCATTTCCATATTTTGATAAATCAATATCAACTATAAAAGATTGTTTAACAAGAGGCTCGATTTCTTTTACTGTGCAATCATATTGAACAGCTTTATGGGGTACAAAAATATCCAAATTACTGAACTTATCATCTATTCCTGCACATGTTCCAGCAACGATTACTTTAGTTAAATTAAATTTAGAAATCATATACTGATTACCACCCACACCATTTACTTTTCTTACACCTGTACTATAAAAAACAAGTTCGGAATCATTAATTGTTCTTATGAAATACTCGCCATAAGGATAACCGAAACGTTCATTATCTTTTATGCCGAAATATCCCAATGCCGCTTCATATTCCCACTTCGTTGCTATACTTATTCCTATCATCGACTTATCACCCTACAATAATAATTTGTCCCTATTGAATGTCTACTCGGTCTGATTTCATTTTTATCACTATTCTTCTTTACTTTGCTCATCAACAATTGGTTATTAATATGTAATTATCCTTTTTTACCAACATACTACGTCACAGCATACTTTTAATCTAATTATATATTTGATTTAGCCGTCGTCTAATCCTTTTCCACCAAAACTGGTAAGTCTTTTAAGTGAATTCCATACCAAATCGCAGCGTGACATCCTGCTAGAAGCTATGTGAATTTGGTGCTAATTCGAACATAAAAACCCATTAAACATTGATATAGCAACAAAAATAAGCAAGCTAATTCATATGTAAATTAGCTTGCTATATGTATTGCTTTTCTCTGTTTTGTACTCCAAAAGCGAAATCTTTTCATCTGAGTTATCTCACTTCCTCTATCACCGATTCTCCTTCGCTTCCTTCAGCCCATCTCCACTTTTCATGCAAACGGATTCTTCCGTCAGACAGCAATTCAGGTGTTGAATGACATTCTCCTCCCTTAATTTCATTCGCTTTGTTGACGTGATTGTACCTAAACTGCAAGCTGCCATCGTCGTTTACCAACCCGATCAGTGTCCCTTTTACAATTTCCCCGCCGCCATATGCAGCTGTTAAGATATTTCCTTCTTGTTTGTAGTAAAAGACCGTTTGAGAAGACACCTCTCCATTTGCAGAGTTTTGCACCGCGACGAATGTTTTGCCGTCATAATGAGTCAAAGTATAAGCCTCCAGATTTTATAATATTCAAATAATTTAACATACCTTCTTGTTTCACTTCAATATAAATATCCAGTTCCATTTTAATAAGTTTAGAATATATACAACTTTTCTGTGCATATAGTTGGGTTACAGCATCGGAGGGAGATCACTTCATGTATGATTACTTATTGCCGCTACAAAAAAGACACCTAAAACGAGCAAGTGAGATTCTAACCGAATCCTTTATTGATAATCCCATGTTCGTCTATTTCTTTTCCGAGCCGAAAAATAGAAGAAAAATCTTGAGTATGACCTTTCCGATCGTCATCCAAGTCCTTCAGTCCAATGGCCGATTGTTTGTGACTTCAGATCATGTGGAGGGTCTTTTTTGTGTATCACAGCATGGGGAGAAAACGAAGATTGGAAAGCTCCTAAATGCGGCGTTTACGTGCGCGATTCGAATTCCTCAATTTTTGATCCATCTGTCGCTGATTGAATTTTTGCGAAAAGCGAGCCGCTTGCAGCCCGCCAACAGCACTCTTGCAAAGTATAAAATGCGATTCGACAACTTCCTTTTGGTCGACTCTGTTTGTGTGGATCCCGCTCACCGGCATAAGGGACATATGACAAAAATGATGAAGGCGGCTATAGAAGAAACAAAGAAAAGAAAAACCTTTTGTTTGCTTCAAACAGAAACAATGAAAAATGTAAGGATCTATAAGCATCTAGGGTTTTCGGTGGTCGAAGAAGTAAGGTTCGATCACATTCCCTTCTCTACTTTTGTGATGATCTACGACCCATATGGAATTACGGATAAAATGAAGAAAAACCAACCGGAATAAGGGTAGCCGGTTAGTTTTTTAGTTTGGCTCACCGCCTGCCCCCATGAAAGCGAGCATCTGTAACGGAAATCAACCACTATCAAGAGCAACAAAGTATAAACCTATTCCTCTATAAAAGGACGATCACGCAGATGCTCCGTTTGTTCCATCAACACATAAGCAAAATGATCGTAATCCACCCATTTCATTGGGATGACGAGCTGTTCCTCATTTTTCTTATTGAAGACAAAGATTCTTTTTTTGTTGTACTTCACTTTTTTAATATCCTGAATCTGAATCACGTTTGTTTTGCTGCCTTTTTGCACAACAAGATCGTGTCCGACAATCAGCACCTTGCTTCTTTTAATCTTCCAAAACTCAAGAACGGTTAAAATCAGACCGATCACCGTAAATCCAATTGAAAAGTAGATTCCATCGTCAATGCCATCCATAAAAGTCGTTGTCCAGTCCGACAACAGGATCGCATAAAAGAACCACATTCCCTTTGATAGCTTTGGCGAGCTTTCAAAATGGATTTCATCATGAAGCTGTTTCTTCGTGTCTTCGCGCTTCGCAAAAAATTCGTCTTTGTGTTGTTCGATCGACTTGGCATCAAGCTCCACAAAGTCAGTATACGTTCCTTCCCAAACATGAGCCGTGTCATCTCCGTCTTCCAATGAAAAGCCGCCTGCCCAGCCCACATAGTCTGTACCTGATTCTTTGAAACTCAATAAATAATACCGTACCGGCTGGCCGTATTGGTTCTCAGTATCTATTGAATCCAGAACATTGATGTGTTCAGGGAACTTGCCTAACAATCTCTCATCTTCCTCATCCTGCATGTAAACGAGATGAGTAAACAATTTCGACTTGGCGATGATCGGCTGTTTTTTATCTTTGATTGGGTAAAGATTCTCTTTGTTGGAACCCTTCAAATCCCAATAGAAATCTTCCGCACTCTCTAAGTTCTCCGCTAACTGAAGGAGCACCTCTTCTTCTACTTTCACGTGTTTGATTAAACTCACAATCACAGCTTTTTCAGCAATGAGTGGATCTTTAAAACGTACCGCTTCGCTTAAATACTCTTCGCATTCAAGCGTATAGTAATAGTTCATCAACTGCAGAAGAAGCCCCATGTGAAAACGAATAGAAATGTACTCTTCTTTCCAAGCGGTGTATACGAACTTGGCTGAGTATTCTTTATCGTAAGAAAGGTATTCCCTTCTCGTTGTTTCATAGTCTGTTAGAAGAATCGGCAGAACAATCTCCTTTTTGTATTCCCACTCCACTCCAGATTCGGTAACGGAATGAATCATGTCATACATCATGAACTTGTAATGTGGCGTGTGGATGCGATTTATCGTTTTGTTCAAGATGTTTCGAACGAATACAGGAAAGTTCACAAGTTGCTCGACAGGCAGATGAACTTCCTCTTCGTTTATCAATCTCGCAAGCTTTTCTTCTATTTCAAAAAAGATCTCTTCATCCTCTGTTAATAAAAAGAGTTCAACGGCTCTTATTTGTGCAGCTGGTGAGAAGGAATCAAAATGTTTAATTAAGTGATCGATTACTTCAGGCATTGGGTAATCACAAACAAAATCGATTAAATAGAACGATGGATTATCCCACTTATCAACCGATTTTGGAAAATTGTGCGCCGCTGCTTCTATCATTTCTAATAAAAGCTCCAAACGGATCTTTTCGTTTTCTTCTTCTTTAAACTCGTACAAAAGATCGAGCCCTTCAAACCGCTTATCAGGGTCATCACTTTTAATCTGCTTCAGCATACTTCTGACTTTTAATTCGTTCATCTCTTCACCTTTTATATTCAAATTTAATGAACAGAAAAGCATTCGATTTATTCTAATTTATCC is from Fictibacillus sp. b24 and encodes:
- a CDS encoding lactoylglutathione lyase family protein yields the protein MPIYPRTFSHIGLSVPNLEDAIKFYKEVFGWYVIMEPSDVENDDTPIGQMCRDVFGNDWETFRIAHLATGDKIGIELFEFPHNEKPENNFEYWKTGLFHFCIQDPDIEGIVEKIKEYGGKQRMPIREYYPNDKPYKMVYVEDPFGNIFEIYTHSYELTYSQGAY
- a CDS encoding permease, which encodes MIGISIATKWEYEAALGYFGIKDNERFGYPYGEYFIRTINDSELVFYSTGVRKVNGVGGNQYMISKFNLTKVIVAGTCAGIDDKFSNLDIFVPHKAVQYDCTVKEIEPLVKQSFIVDIDLSKYGNGFYTGTIGTSDKAVVMWKDYLELKENEITIADTEAGAIAYICKKNEVECIIIKGISDFPTDERNSDKFESNIEQINVYLENTPKVMNKIFGEYLKRFI
- a CDS encoding GNAT family N-acetyltransferase gives rise to the protein MYDYLLPLQKRHLKRASEILTESFIDNPMFVYFFSEPKNRRKILSMTFPIVIQVLQSNGRLFVTSDHVEGLFCVSQHGEKTKIGKLLNAAFTCAIRIPQFLIHLSLIEFLRKASRLQPANSTLAKYKMRFDNFLLVDSVCVDPAHRHKGHMTKMMKAAIEETKKRKTFCLLQTETMKNVRIYKHLGFSVVEEVRFDHIPFSTFVMIYDPYGITDKMKKNQPE
- a CDS encoding DUF3574 domain-containing protein, which translates into the protein MKGSKILYGVLSLVLIGFLAFSLHDSSHPETIQAKETNALKGQYHLDEVIKIYVPSTYDVDQPIDNTPYVNQSLETFSKMFGGATAVEGTGAWVSEDDQLVKEKVTIVYSFAENLDKKSINAVVAYAKSLKEDMKQSAISLEVDGKMYFIE
- a CDS encoding n-acetylglutamate synthase, which translates into the protein MTHYDGKTFVAVQNSANGEVSSQTVFYYKQEGNILTAAYGGGEIVKGTLIGLVNDDGSLQFRYNHVNKANEIKGGECHSTPELLSDGRIRLHEKWRWAEGSEGESVIEEVR
- a CDS encoding winged helix-turn-helix transcriptional regulator, producing MNTPLNKDGKLKCSIEYTLQKIGGKWKTVILWHLGEDGTLRYNELRSLLPGVTHKVLTEQLKELEEDGFISRKAYNTVPPKVEYSMTELGATLMPILKQMHVWGKEHWDLV
- a CDS encoding NUDIX hydrolase, whose product is MKRVDVTYVLLFDETGEKVLLVKNKGKGASYYTLPGGAVEPGETLEEGAKREVREETGLEVELQGIFSVNEAFFEDRGHHAIFFVFKGNIIGGEIGISFPEEIEEITWMDAETAEQYVHLRSDVKGLIKNATSVPYILR
- a CDS encoding DUF2785 domain-containing protein, yielding MTTLLSSQVQYTETELLKILNDIKSGQKKWGEENKKAIVDAMITHIGSPTSDLRELVYRSFCESIIENQLDHEVLKELMDYSLSNLLHKGIGENGTDSVFTRAFTTLLIDVIIYKDNEADFLPQETVTKAKDAVIQYIHLEEDLRGYVPVKGWAHSVAHVADTCGELLKSDKVSQKDYFKIIEPLLKKYCNAQTVFVHGEDDRVVMPVLAMLNKGVGGEELEAFIAEIPANLKAQKEELAPEVYWYVMANCKSFLKSLYLGVSADEKYGSLAEAIRNSLSEM
- a CDS encoding DUF6843 domain-containing protein translates to MKALKKYMIFVVSILFLAGCGFNKQETTKNIFLIPEGFEGSIFTFYNMPDEPALKKEDGYTVIPVKEKTLKELENTEISQYGVYFTSTKDMIYGVVNDKYYYVDENGKRKEINDQCISLGSNGAFNGKNGEDIKYSVIQVTSSSCGPSFKENGRNDFNAQVNHVGKYYYQQLGMKK